The following are encoded together in the Pleurocapsa sp. FMAR1 genome:
- the sufC gene encoding Fe-S cluster assembly ATPase SufC translates to MSETILSIRNLTANVDGTPILKGVNLEIKAGEIHAIMGRNGSGKSTLSKIIAGHPDYEITGGEIIYQGENIVEKEPDERANSGIFLAFQYPLAIPGVSNLDFMRVAYNAKRKYQGLEEIDTFDFEDLIEEKLEVVKMNPSFLARSLNEGFSGGEKKRNEILQMALLDPTLTILDEIDSGLDIDALRIVSDGVNQLKTPEKGYLLITHYQRLLEYIEPNFIHVMGDGKIITSGGKELALELESRGYDFLDDKSPAGVG, encoded by the coding sequence ATGAGCGAAACAATCTTATCGATACGCAATTTAACAGCTAACGTTGATGGCACGCCAATTCTTAAGGGTGTCAATCTAGAAATCAAGGCGGGAGAAATCCACGCTATTATGGGGCGCAACGGTTCAGGAAAAAGCACCCTATCTAAGATAATCGCAGGGCATCCTGACTATGAAATAACTGGTGGAGAAATTATTTACCAGGGTGAAAATATTGTCGAAAAAGAGCCTGACGAAAGAGCTAATAGCGGCATTTTTTTGGCTTTTCAATACCCTTTAGCAATTCCTGGAGTCAGCAATCTCGACTTTATGCGAGTGGCATACAACGCTAAACGTAAATATCAGGGATTAGAAGAAATAGATACCTTCGATTTTGAAGATCTAATCGAAGAAAAGCTAGAAGTAGTGAAAATGAATCCTAGCTTTTTAGCCAGAAGCCTAAATGAAGGCTTTTCTGGTGGAGAGAAAAAGCGCAACGAAATTCTCCAGATGGCATTATTAGATCCCACTTTGACTATTTTGGACGAGATTGATTCAGGTTTAGATATTGATGCTTTGAGAATAGTTTCTGATGGGGTAAATCAGTTAAAAACTCCTGAAAAGGGTTATTTATTAATTACTCATTATCAACGTCTACTAGAATATATTGAACCAAATTTTATTCACGTCATGGGGGATGGCAAAATTATCACCAGTGGCGGTAAGGAATTGGCTTTGGAATTAGAAAGTCGCGGTTACGATTTTCTCGATGATAAGTCACCTGCGGGGGTTGGATAA
- a CDS encoding helix-turn-helix transcriptional regulator has translation MNEKERLKELADFLRTRRAKLSPAQVGLPPGLRRRVPGLRREEVAELAQISVTWYTWLEQTRSVKVSPQALLRIAQALQLDRHEQEHLFSLAGQSPPPSSLAQEQVTESIRQVLESLEPNPAYLVDWRWNLLAWNQAAIAVFGDFDVLSSSECNLMWLAFTNSAMKELFVNWSEFAHCLLVHFRADYAQNASDRSWSELALTLQKVSPQFRQWWKSHDVARPHEVQELNHPIVGKLVLDSVTFQVYPAANLRLTAYTPKASLDKSKLQKLQKTIKECSA, from the coding sequence ATGAACGAAAAAGAGCGATTAAAGGAGCTTGCTGATTTTCTTCGCACCCGCAGAGCTAAACTTTCACCCGCTCAAGTTGGTTTACCACCTGGATTACGCCGTCGAGTTCCTGGTTTGCGACGAGAGGAAGTAGCCGAGCTTGCCCAAATAAGCGTTACTTGGTACACATGGTTGGAACAAACAAGATCGGTTAAAGTATCTCCCCAAGCCCTTTTAAGAATTGCTCAAGCACTTCAATTAGATCGCCACGAACAAGAGCATTTATTTTCTTTAGCAGGACAGTCGCCACCACCTTCATCTTTGGCGCAAGAGCAAGTTACAGAATCAATCCGACAGGTGTTAGAAAGTTTAGAACCAAACCCCGCTTATCTGGTAGATTGGCGCTGGAATTTGCTGGCGTGGAATCAAGCGGCTATTGCAGTTTTTGGAGACTTTGACGTGTTGTCTTCATCAGAATGCAATTTAATGTGGTTAGCGTTTACTAACTCAGCTATGAAGGAACTTTTTGTAAACTGGTCAGAATTTGCCCATTGCTTACTGGTTCACTTTCGAGCTGATTACGCTCAAAATGCTAGCGATAGAAGCTGGAGCGAATTAGCCCTGACACTTCAAAAAGTCAGTCCTCAGTTTCGCCAGTGGTGGAAGAGTCATGATGTTGCTCGTCCTCATGAAGTACAAGAATTAAATCATCCTATTGTCGGCAAACTGGTGTTAGATTCCGTTACTTTCCAAGTTTATCCAGCAGCTAATCTACGACTTACCGCTTATACGCCGAAAGCAAGTTTAGATAAGTCAAAGTTACAAAAGCTGCAAAAAACTATTAAAGAATGTAGCGCTTAA
- a CDS encoding NAD-dependent epimerase/dehydratase family protein: MKIFLTGATGYIGGSVAVKLIDAGHQVLGLTRSKEKAKHLEKMGIETILGSLTDSQLLIEATQKSDAVINAADSDNPWIVTTILPVLNGTDKLFIQTSGSSLVGDKAAGNKSELVFTEDTPFHPAIEKVGRIAINERVLNAAQQGVHSIVLCHSLIYGRGQGINAESIQVPGLIELAKKTGKASHIGKGENIWSHVHIDDVAQLYLLAIENAPAGSFFYVENGEASMKTVAEAISRMLGLEKKTEQISLDDAIAEWGAEMAHFAFGSNSRITATKARKMLSWNPTGASLLAEIESGYYHQNAQLSI; the protein is encoded by the coding sequence ATGAAAATTTTTCTAACTGGTGCGACTGGATATATTGGTGGGTCAGTTGCAGTAAAACTAATTGATGCAGGTCATCAAGTTTTGGGACTTACACGCTCAAAAGAAAAAGCAAAACACCTTGAGAAAATGGGCATTGAAACTATTCTTGGCAGCCTCACAGACAGCCAACTCCTAATTGAGGCTACACAAAAATCTGATGCCGTAATCAATGCTGCTGATTCTGACAACCCTTGGATAGTAACAACAATTTTGCCAGTGCTGAATGGTACTGATAAACTATTTATTCAAACTAGCGGTTCTAGTCTTGTCGGAGACAAAGCTGCTGGTAATAAGAGCGAATTAGTTTTTACTGAAGATACGCCATTTCATCCCGCAATCGAAAAAGTAGGACGTATTGCCATTAATGAAAGAGTTCTAAATGCTGCTCAACAAGGCGTACATTCTATAGTCTTATGTCACAGTCTAATTTATGGTCGAGGTCAGGGAATTAATGCAGAAAGTATTCAAGTTCCTGGGCTAATTGAACTGGCTAAAAAAACTGGTAAAGCCAGTCATATTGGCAAAGGCGAAAATATTTGGTCGCACGTTCATATTGATGATGTGGCGCAGTTATATTTGCTGGCAATAGAAAATGCTCCCGCTGGTTCGTTTTTCTATGTAGAAAACGGTGAGGCATCTATGAAGACAGTCGCCGAAGCAATTAGTCGAATGTTGGGTTTAGAGAAAAAAACAGAACAGATATCTCTCGATGATGCGATCGCTGAATGGGGTGCAGAAATGGCTCACTTTGCCTTTGGTTCTAATAGTCGGATTACGGCAACTAAAGCCCGAAAAATGCTCTCTTGGAATCCTACTGGGGCAAGTTTATTAGCTGAAATTGAATCTGGCTATTATCATCAGAATGCTCAACTATCTATCTAA
- a CDS encoding NAD(P)/FAD-dependent oxidoreductase: protein MNNTQTKQASMPHVVIVGGGFGGLYAAKSLKDAPVKVTLIDKRNFHLFQPLLYQVATGTLSPADIASPLRVILSKHKNTQVLLDKVIDIDPEAKKVFLEEREELDYDALIVATGVSHHYFGNDQWQNDAPGLKTVEDALEMRRRIFMAFEAAEKEPNPERRKALLTFVVVGGGPTGVELAGAIAEIAHQSVKNDFRNIDPTQAQVLLFEGMDRILPPYPEKCSADAQKALEELGINVQTKTLVTHIADNSVTFRQGEETKTIQAHTILWAAGVRASFMGKVLADSTGAELDRSGRVIVEPDLSLKGYGDIFVIGDLANFAHQGDRPLPGVAPVAMKQGEYVANLITKRTVGKTVGQFKYQDFGSMAVIGQNKAVVDLNFAKFSGFVAWIIWIFAHIYYLIEFDNKLIVMIQWAWNYITLGRGARLITEGSSLQLEIEPPKKPERATSQSKETVSV, encoded by the coding sequence ATGAACAATACTCAAACTAAGCAGGCATCAATGCCCCATGTTGTTATCGTTGGCGGTGGTTTTGGCGGGCTTTATGCAGCAAAGTCTCTCAAAGATGCTCCTGTCAAAGTAACTCTAATTGACAAGCGTAATTTTCATCTATTTCAACCACTTCTATATCAAGTAGCTACTGGTACATTGTCTCCTGCTGATATCGCTTCTCCTCTGCGGGTAATTTTGAGTAAGCATAAAAATACTCAAGTATTGCTAGATAAAGTAATAGATATCGACCCAGAAGCAAAGAAAGTATTTTTAGAAGAGAGAGAAGAGTTAGACTATGATGCGCTGATTGTAGCAACGGGTGTCAGCCATCACTATTTTGGCAACGATCAGTGGCAGAATGATGCTCCTGGCTTGAAAACCGTGGAGGATGCTTTGGAAATGCGTCGTCGTATTTTTATGGCGTTTGAAGCAGCAGAAAAAGAACCAAATCCTGAAAGACGAAAAGCTTTGCTTACCTTTGTAGTTGTGGGTGGTGGTCCTACGGGAGTTGAATTAGCTGGTGCGATCGCCGAAATTGCTCATCAGTCAGTTAAAAACGATTTCCGCAATATCGATCCTACCCAAGCCCAGGTATTGTTATTTGAAGGTATGGACAGAATTTTACCTCCCTACCCCGAAAAATGTTCCGCTGACGCGCAAAAGGCTTTGGAAGAACTTGGAATAAATGTTCAAACCAAAACTTTAGTCACTCATATTGCTGATAATTCTGTAACCTTCCGTCAGGGTGAAGAAACAAAAACTATCCAAGCTCATACTATTCTTTGGGCAGCAGGAGTGAGAGCTTCATTTATGGGCAAAGTATTAGCCGATAGCACAGGAGCAGAATTAGATCGCTCAGGCAGAGTTATAGTTGAACCTGACTTGAGCTTGAAAGGCTATGGCGATATTTTTGTTATTGGCGATTTGGCTAACTTTGCTCACCAAGGCGATCGCCCTTTACCAGGAGTTGCTCCAGTAGCTATGAAGCAGGGGGAATACGTGGCAAATTTAATTACTAAGCGCACCGTCGGTAAAACCGTTGGACAATTCAAGTATCAAGACTTCGGCAGCATGGCAGTAATTGGGCAAAATAAAGCTGTGGTAGACCTTAACTTTGCCAAATTCTCTGGTTTTGTCGCCTGGATTATTTGGATCTTTGCTCACATTTATTATCTAATTGAGTTTGATAACAAACTAATTGTGATGATTCAATGGGCTTGGAACTATATTACCTTAGGCAGAGGAGCGCGTTTAATCACCGAAGGATCTTCTCTACAGTTAGAAATTGAACCTCCCAAGAAGCCAGAGAGAGCTACTTCTCAATCTAAAGAGACAGTATCAGTTTAA
- a CDS encoding GatB/YqeY domain-containing protein: MSLKDKIGEDIKTAMKAKDKIRLQTVRGIKKAILDKEVEVRPKGQDSLTPEQEIELLSQQAKQRRDSIEQFTDAGRDDLADKESQELAIIETYLPEQVSDSELEAIIDAIVIDSGATSLKDLGKVMGPAMQKLKGKADGKKIQALVKSKLS; this comes from the coding sequence ATGAGTCTAAAAGATAAAATTGGAGAAGACATCAAAACGGCAATGAAAGCCAAAGATAAGATTCGCTTACAGACAGTACGCGGGATCAAAAAAGCAATCTTAGATAAAGAAGTTGAAGTTCGCCCTAAAGGTCAAGATAGTCTTACCCCAGAACAAGAAATAGAATTGCTTTCCCAGCAAGCAAAACAACGCCGTGATTCTATTGAGCAGTTTACAGATGCAGGAAGAGACGACTTAGCAGATAAAGAAAGCCAAGAATTGGCTATTATTGAAACCTATCTACCAGAACAAGTAAGCGATAGTGAATTAGAAGCTATTATCGATGCGATCGTTATTGATTCTGGAGCGACATCACTCAAAGATTTGGGCAAAGTAATGGGTCCTGCCATGCAAAAGTTGAAGGGCAAGGCGGATGGCAAAAAAATTCAGGCGTTAGTCAAAAGTAAATTGTCTTGA
- the recG gene encoding ATP-dependent DNA helicase RecG has product MSKQSLDWVRLQKALSVEAERGYTDIVGNQYRFSEFLCLSLGKPPQNIAPGEKMQWHDIAQKFAGYSNLSAAQRKQLVIGTRNFLYKQKAIAETPDTPPKPKVPRTASLSSPQAKTYFNQTVTLDQPLSRVIDIGRRSNYLEKLGLYTVRDLLFYYPRDHLDYARQVQIADLEAGETVTVIGTVKSCKCFSSPKNKKLTIFELILIDATGRLKLNRFLMGARFSNRGSQERYKRNYPVGSLVAASGIVKQNKYGVTLDKPEIEVLDGAGASIESIKIGRLLPVYPLTEGVPADTVRKSIIAALPAAAQLPDPLPSELRNQYGLVKLKNAIACIHFPENREELDHARRRLVFDEFFYLQLGFLQRRQQLRQNQSSASFAPKGELIEQFNQILPFKLTNAQARVVNEIFKDLGTSDTPMNRLVQGDVGSGKTIVAVYAILAAIQSGYQAALMAPTEVLAEQHYRKLVTWFNLLHLPVELLTGSTKTAKRREIHSQLENGELPLLVGTHALIQDPVNFHKLGLAVIDEQHRFGVQQRARLLSKGKSPHVLTMTATPIPRTLALTLHGDLDVSQIDELPPGRQAINTMAKKGRDRQKVYDLIRREIAQGRQAYIIFPLVEESEKLDLKAATEEHQRLSEVIFPEFQIALLHGRLSSADKDAALNSFRDNKCQIIVSTTVIEVGVDVPNATVMVIENAERFGLSQLHQLRGRVGRGNSKSYCFLMSSTKNVEARQRLAVLEESQDGFFISEADMRFRGPGAVLGTRQSGLPDFALASLVEDQEVLNLAREAAEKIIAADKLLENSPSLKQELEIRYRRMMGGDILN; this is encoded by the coding sequence ATGAGCAAGCAAAGTTTAGATTGGGTAAGATTGCAAAAAGCATTGTCTGTAGAGGCTGAAAGAGGCTATACAGATATCGTTGGTAATCAATATCGCTTTAGTGAGTTTCTCTGTCTTAGCTTGGGCAAACCGCCTCAGAATATTGCCCCTGGAGAAAAAATGCAGTGGCATGATATTGCTCAAAAGTTTGCTGGCTACAGTAACTTAAGTGCTGCCCAAAGAAAACAGTTAGTTATTGGTACTCGTAACTTTCTTTATAAGCAAAAAGCGATCGCCGAAACTCCAGATACGCCACCCAAGCCGAAAGTTCCCCGCACCGCATCCTTAAGTAGTCCCCAAGCTAAGACTTATTTTAATCAGACTGTTACTTTAGATCAGCCTTTGAGTAGAGTAATTGACATTGGACGCAGAAGTAATTATTTAGAAAAGCTAGGGCTTTATACAGTCAGAGATTTATTGTTTTATTATCCCCGCGATCATCTTGACTATGCCCGTCAGGTGCAAATTGCCGATCTTGAGGCAGGAGAAACCGTAACCGTAATTGGTACGGTCAAAAGCTGTAAGTGTTTTAGCAGCCCCAAGAATAAAAAATTAACTATCTTTGAATTAATCTTGATCGATGCCACGGGTAGACTTAAGCTCAATCGCTTTTTAATGGGTGCAAGATTTAGCAATCGTGGTTCACAGGAAAGATATAAGCGAAACTATCCTGTAGGTTCGCTTGTGGCAGCTTCAGGGATAGTTAAACAGAATAAATATGGAGTTACCCTAGATAAGCCAGAAATTGAGGTATTAGATGGCGCAGGGGCAAGTATTGAATCAATCAAAATTGGTCGATTGTTACCCGTATATCCTTTGACTGAAGGTGTTCCTGCTGATACGGTTAGAAAGTCGATTATTGCTGCTTTACCTGCTGCTGCCCAGTTACCCGATCCTTTGCCAAGCGAATTGCGTAACCAGTATGGCTTAGTTAAATTAAAAAATGCGATCGCCTGCATTCATTTTCCCGAAAACCGCGAAGAACTTGACCACGCCAGACGCAGATTAGTCTTTGATGAGTTTTTCTATCTTCAGTTAGGCTTTTTGCAACGTCGTCAACAGCTAAGACAAAATCAATCTAGTGCTAGCTTTGCCCCCAAAGGTGAGTTAATTGAGCAGTTTAATCAGATATTACCCTTTAAGCTTACCAACGCCCAAGCAAGAGTAGTTAATGAAATATTTAAAGACTTAGGTACTTCTGATACACCCATGAATCGTCTAGTACAGGGGGATGTGGGTTCAGGAAAAACCATTGTGGCAGTGTATGCCATCCTTGCAGCTATTCAGTCTGGTTATCAAGCTGCACTTATGGCACCAACAGAAGTATTAGCCGAACAACACTACCGTAAATTAGTTACTTGGTTTAACCTATTGCATCTGCCTGTAGAGTTGCTTACGGGTTCAACTAAAACTGCTAAACGACGAGAAATTCATTCTCAGCTAGAAAATGGGGAACTACCACTTTTAGTCGGCACTCATGCCTTAATTCAAGATCCAGTTAACTTTCACAAGCTAGGTTTAGCTGTAATTGACGAACAGCATCGCTTTGGGGTACAGCAACGAGCGCGTTTATTAAGTAAAGGAAAATCTCCCCACGTCTTAACCATGACTGCCACTCCTATTCCTCGCACTCTGGCTTTAACTCTCCATGGTGATTTAGACGTAAGCCAGATTGATGAATTGCCTCCAGGTAGACAGGCAATTAACACAATGGCAAAAAAGGGTAGGGATCGCCAAAAAGTCTATGATTTAATTCGTCGCGAAATTGCCCAAGGTAGACAGGCTTATATTATTTTCCCTTTGGTAGAAGAATCAGAAAAACTCGACCTCAAAGCTGCCACCGAAGAACATCAAAGATTATCTGAGGTAATCTTTCCAGAGTTCCAAATTGCTTTATTACATGGTCGCCTGAGTTCAGCCGATAAGGATGCGGCTTTAAACTCTTTTCGCGATAATAAGTGTCAAATTATTGTCTCTACTACGGTAATTGAGGTAGGAGTAGACGTACCTAACGCAACGGTAATGGTAATTGAAAATGCCGAACGCTTCGGTTTATCGCAACTACACCAGTTACGGGGACGAGTCGGCAGAGGAAATAGTAAATCTTATTGCTTTTTGATGAGCAGTACTAAAAACGTCGAAGCCAGACAGCGTTTAGCAGTGCTAGAAGAATCCCAAGATGGTTTCTTTATCTCCGAGGCAGATATGCGTTTTCGAGGTCCTGGGGCAGTATTAGGCACTCGTCAGTCAGGCTTACCAGATTTTGCTTTAGCTAGTCTGGTAGAAGACCAGGAAGTACTTAATTTAGCCAGAGAAGCAGCAGAAAAAATTATTGCTGCCGATAAGTTGTTAGAGAATTCTCCATCTTTAAAACAAGAATTGGAAATTCGCTATCGTCGGATGATGGGTGGAGATATTTTAAATTGA
- a CDS encoding DMT family transporter, which yields MTKSQSIVRGAFFIVASELSFAFSAAIIKLASASLPNESIVFFRNLFGLVILTPLLIKAGRKILHTDCLHLHLVRGGFGMAAMYSFFYALGKIPLGNSMLIKSTIPLIIPFVSLIWLKESITRRIIIAGVLGFLGVFLILDPNGDTDWASLVALGSSFMAAIAFVTVRKLSATEPPLRIVAYFAIFGICISAIPLTWAWQTPTPEEYLMLLGVALTTTIGQLLLTRGYQNAPASSVGIFTYSSVPFGTFLGWLYFEEILDINSFFGAILIILAGFIILRTKVIQEQPNN from the coding sequence ATGACCAAAAGTCAAAGTATTGTACGTGGGGCATTCTTTATTGTTGCTTCAGAATTGAGTTTTGCCTTTAGTGCAGCCATAATCAAGCTAGCGTCCGCTTCCTTGCCCAATGAATCAATTGTATTTTTCCGCAATCTATTTGGACTAGTTATCCTTACACCTTTACTGATTAAAGCTGGCAGAAAAATTCTGCATACTGACTGCCTGCATCTACATTTAGTTCGTGGTGGTTTTGGCATGGCTGCCATGTATAGTTTTTTCTATGCTTTAGGAAAAATTCCTCTGGGAAATTCGATGCTAATCAAATCAACTATTCCTTTGATTATTCCCTTTGTGTCTTTAATTTGGCTCAAAGAGAGTATTACTAGGCGAATAATCATAGCTGGAGTACTAGGATTTCTCGGTGTATTCCTAATTTTAGACCCCAATGGCGATACAGATTGGGCAAGTTTAGTTGCTTTAGGCAGTAGCTTTATGGCTGCGATCGCTTTTGTAACCGTTCGCAAACTTTCTGCCACCGAACCACCTTTACGCATAGTCGCTTACTTTGCCATTTTTGGGATCTGCATTTCTGCCATTCCTTTGACTTGGGCTTGGCAGACTCCTACGCCAGAGGAATATTTGATGTTATTAGGTGTGGCATTGACTACAACTATCGGTCAACTACTATTAACTCGTGGATATCAAAATGCTCCTGCCTCCAGCGTTGGCATTTTTACCTATAGTTCTGTACCTTTTGGCACGTTTCTTGGTTGGTTATACTTTGAGGAGATATTAGATATAAATTCGTTTTTTGGAGCTATTTTAATTATCTTGGCTGGCTTTATTATCTTAAGAACAAAAGTTATTCAAGAACAACCTAATAATTAA
- a CDS encoding TetR/AcrR family transcriptional regulator, whose translation MKSSHNSHQQILETASQLFYQKGIQNVGINEIIATSGVAKRTLYRHFASKDDLIEAVMKHRATEWLRWFETAVQDRGNTSKERLLATFDVLREWYASPDFRGCPFINAVLEIADASHPAHEVSIKVRESIRMQIKQLAEQAGVEDSESFSQQYLLLIGGASLMATIEGVSGGANYAQQALATLINSAIN comes from the coding sequence ATGAAATCCTCTCACAATTCTCATCAACAAATTCTAGAAACAGCTTCTCAACTCTTTTATCAAAAGGGGATTCAAAATGTAGGTATTAACGAGATTATTGCTACTAGCGGGGTGGCTAAAAGAACTTTGTATCGGCATTTTGCTTCCAAAGATGACCTAATCGAAGCAGTAATGAAACATCGAGCTACAGAATGGTTGCGCTGGTTTGAAACAGCAGTACAAGATCGCGGTAACACTTCTAAAGAGAGATTGCTAGCTACATTTGACGTATTGAGAGAGTGGTATGCTAGTCCAGATTTTCGAGGGTGTCCTTTTATTAATGCTGTACTAGAAATAGCAGATGCTTCCCATCCTGCACATGAAGTTTCAATAAAAGTTAGGGAATCAATTCGGATGCAGATTAAGCAGTTGGCAGAACAAGCAGGAGTAGAGGATTCGGAATCATTTTCTCAACAATATTTACTTTTAATTGGAGGGGCAAGTTTAATGGCTACTATAGAGGGAGTTTCTGGAGGTGCTAATTACGCTCAACAAGCATTGGCAACTTTGATTAACAGTGCGATCAACTAA
- a CDS encoding carboxymuconolactone decarboxylase family protein: MEFTIHTLETAPADSKSALVHAKETFGFIPNLEGIAAEAPALLKGSMTLWDLFETTSFTKIEQQIIYLTVNYDNSCDYCMAAHSGLAKAIGMSQKNIEALRNGTLMVDAKLQALRHFTQQMVKARGWVEDSEIEAFLTAGYSKQQVLEVILGIAVKVMHNYTNHIAKTPLDKQFEPNIWSK, from the coding sequence ATGGAATTTACTATTCATACTTTAGAAACAGCACCAGCCGACTCCAAATCAGCTTTAGTTCACGCCAAAGAAACTTTCGGCTTTATTCCTAATCTAGAAGGGATTGCGGCTGAAGCTCCAGCTTTATTGAAAGGTTCGATGACATTATGGGATTTATTTGAGACTACCAGTTTTACGAAGATAGAGCAGCAGATAATTTATCTAACGGTAAACTATGATAACTCTTGCGATTATTGTATGGCAGCCCATTCAGGATTAGCTAAAGCGATTGGAATGTCTCAAAAAAATATTGAAGCTTTAAGAAATGGAACACTGATGGTAGATGCTAAATTACAAGCATTACGTCACTTTACTCAACAAATGGTAAAGGCTCGCGGTTGGGTAGAAGATAGTGAAATAGAAGCATTTTTGACGGCGGGATATAGTAAGCAACAGGTGCTAGAAGTCATTTTAGGTATTGCGGTTAAAGTCATGCACAATTACACAAATCACATTGCGAAAACTCCTTTGGACAAACAATTTGAACCTAATATCTGGTCAAAATAA